A stretch of Acipenser ruthenus chromosome 1, fAciRut3.2 maternal haplotype, whole genome shotgun sequence DNA encodes these proteins:
- the LOC117403837 gene encoding beta-1,3-galactosyltransferase 5-like, protein MKPMVSSRCITGLVYASALTFLLFILKLFASVNYIDEYNEDHWNHRSSLFPEHSKHRAAKRRTGVDFKSLLKTNHEPPFCQKGLILLILVTSAPWHIEQRNAIRNTWAKKLGEETSSWQALFLVGQPSEMGISSDILQEHRIFGDILVGNYADSYRNLTLKVMHGLRWSVEHCEPQYILKTDDDCFVNTDRLARFLADYNVVKTGLYVGSLFAEGKRHVIRDPLSKWYVSREDYWEDEYPPYASGIGYVLSLDAATRIMKAAEDVPPVPMEDAYVGILAKEAEITVRSSGRFTKHNVNWRVCNYRYLMVIHNLDIGALKSAQQNMIKARTACSETSEITRWK, encoded by the coding sequence ATGAAACCAATGGTATCGTCTCGCTGTATAACTGGACTTGTGTATGCCAGCGCCTTGACTTTCttgctgttcattttaaaactgtttgctTCTGTAAACTACATCGATGAGTACAATGAGGACCACTGGAACCACAGAAGCAGCCTCTTTCCAGAGCATTCAAAGCACAGGGCAGCCAAGCGTAGAACTGGAGTGGATTTTAAGTCCTTGCTTAAGACTAACCACGAGCCTCCATTTTGTCAGAAGGGACTGATTTTGCTAATACTTGTAACATCTGCTCCGTGGCATATAGAGCAAAGGAACGCAATACGAAACACATGGGCGAAAAAGCTTGGCGAGGAGACATCCTCTTGGCAGGCTTTATTCCTCGTTGGCCAGCCATCGGAGATGGGCATTTCTTCAGACATCTTGCAAGAGCACAGAATATTTGGCGATATTCTAGTTGGGAATTACGCAGACTCCTACAGAAATTTAACCCTTAAAGTCATGCATGGATTGAGATGGTCTGTGGAGCACTGTGAGccccagtacattttaaaaacagacgaTGATTGTTTTGTAAACACTGACAGGTTGGCTCGTTTCTTGGCAGATTACAATGTGGTTAAAACTGGGCTCTATGTGGGGTCTTTGTTTGCTGAAGGCAAAAGGCATGTTATCAGGGACCCTCTGAGTAAATGGTATGTATCCAGGGAGGACTACTGGGAGGATGAGTATCCCCCTTACGCCAGTGGGATTGGTTATGTACTCTCTTTAGACGCCGCCACTAGAATCATGAAAGCTGCTGAAGATGTTCCTCCTGTGCCAATGGAAGATGCCTACGTGGGAATATTAGCAAAAGAGGCTGAGATCACTGTGAGATCCAGTGGACGTTTCACAAAGCACAATGTTAACTGGAGAGTGTGTAACTACAGGTACCTCATGGTGATTCACAACTTGGATATTGGAGCGCTTAAAAGTGCACAACAAAATATGATTAAAGCCAGAACTGCCTGTTCCGAAACCTCAGAGATCACCAGATGGAAATGA